One region of uncultured Fusobacterium sp. genomic DNA includes:
- the rpe gene encoding ribulose-phosphate 3-epimerase, with translation MNNNIKIAPSILSADFSKLGEEVIAIDKAGADYVHIDVMDGIFVPNITFGAPVIKSIRNKTNLIFDVHLMIDKPERYIDDFVKAGADLITVHAESTIHLHRVIQQIKAVGVKAAVSLNPATPVDILKYIIDDLDMVLIMSVNPGFGGQKFIESAVEKIKDVRKLSKTIDIQVDGGITDATIGKCIEAGANIFVAGSYVFSGDYKERIEKLKRG, from the coding sequence ATGAATAACAATATTAAAATAGCTCCTTCAATATTATCTGCTGATTTTAGTAAATTAGGAGAAGAAGTTATAGCCATAGATAAAGCTGGAGCTGATTATGTACACATTGATGTAATGGACGGTATTTTTGTTCCTAACATTACTTTTGGTGCTCCTGTTATAAAATCAATTAGAAATAAAACTAATTTAATATTTGATGTACACTTAATGATAGATAAACCTGAAAGATATATTGATGACTTTGTAAAAGCTGGAGCTGATCTTATTACAGTTCATGCTGAATCTACTATTCATCTGCACAGAGTTATTCAACAGATTAAAGCTGTTGGAGTTAAAGCTGCTGTTTCTTTAAATCCTGCTACTCCTGTTGATATTTTAAAATATATTATTGATGACTTAGATATGGTTCTTATTATGAGTGTAAACCCAGGATTTGGTGGACAAAAATTCATAGAGAGTGCTGTAGAAAAGATAAAAGATGTTAGAAAACTTAGTAAAACTATAGATATTCAAGTTGACGGTGGAATAACTGATGCCACTATTGGAAAATGTATAGAAGCTGGAGCTAATATTTTTGTAGCTGGTTCTTATGTATTTTCTGGAGATTATAAAGAAAGAATTGAAAAATTAAAGAGAGGATAA
- a CDS encoding MarR family transcriptional regulator gives MTENINKVNEILEEFYKLFYKTEDMALKRGIKCLTHTELHLIEAIGEESLTMNELSERIGITMGTATVAVSKLTEKGFITRIRSNSDRRKVYVSLTDKGSKALTYHNNYHKMIMSSITENIADKDLSHFIEIFELILGALQEKTDYFKPLTIVDFNIGDKVSVVEIKGTPIVQNYFAGHGIENFSVVEILPSPSRDIFVIKSPNGEIVELDILDAKNLIGIKAD, from the coding sequence ATGACTGAAAATATTAATAAAGTAAATGAAATATTAGAAGAATTTTATAAACTATTTTATAAAACTGAAGATATGGCTCTTAAAAGAGGAATAAAATGTCTTACTCATACTGAATTACATTTAATTGAAGCCATTGGAGAAGAATCTCTTACTATGAACGAACTTTCTGAAAGAATAGGAATTACTATGGGAACTGCTACTGTAGCAGTTTCTAAATTAACTGAAAAAGGATTTATTACAAGAATTCGTTCTAATTCTGATAGAAGAAAAGTTTATGTTTCTTTAACAGATAAAGGAAGCAAAGCTTTAACTTACCACAACAATTATCACAAAATGATTATGTCTAGTATTACAGAAAATATAGCTGATAAAGATTTAAGTCATTTTATTGAAATTTTTGAATTAATACTTGGAGCTTTACAAGAAAAAACTGATTATTTCAAACCACTTACAATTGTAGATTTTAATATAGGAGATAAGGTTTCTGTAGTGGAAATAAAAGGAACTCCTATAGTTCAAAACTACTTTGCTGGTCATGGAATAGAAAACTTCAGCGTAGTAGAGATACTACCAAGTCCATCTAGAGATATTTTTGTTATAAAATCTCCAAATGGTGAGATAGTAGAGCTAGATATACTAGATGCTAAAAATTTAATTGGAATAAAAGCTGATTAA
- a CDS encoding NFACT family protein produces the protein MFYIDGISLNKIKDELKNSLYGKKINKITKNTETSLSIYFGKIELVFSCNPSFPICYITNSKEGVLESSAGLAANMKKHLLNAMLTDIEQLGFDRILKFKFSKINELGELKEYNIFFEIMGKYSNFIFTDGENKIIDLLKRFSLEENRLRALFPGIPYEQPIIEKKISPISLNEKEYSIFAQEGTLLKNIEGIGKLLLQNLDSFEKFEYILNKNLMPKLFLNKERIVLATVLDIVPKSTFDEVINFDSFRELVNYYISSENLSSSFEALKTQLMDNIIKRIKKDEKILSLLSKEKEEKADYEKYKEQGDILASCIYTVKKGMSFVEAYDFYNDKMIKIPLEPQHTPQENLEKIYKKYNKLKRGLEANARRVIEINEDLDYLNSIKLFIETSNDINNLKLIYEELISQGYLKISNKKGKNKKQVKEIGYGVVEGDNYRILFGRNNIENDHLTFKVADKNDIWLHAKNIPGSHVIIKCDNLTEEILAKGAEIAAFYSKGFVGDKISIDYTQKRYINKPKGAKPGFVTYVNEKNILIIKPEKIS, from the coding sequence ATGTTCTATATTGATGGAATATCTTTAAATAAGATAAAAGATGAGTTAAAAAACTCTCTTTATGGAAAAAAAATAAATAAAATTACAAAAAATACAGAAACATCTTTATCAATATATTTTGGTAAAATTGAACTTGTTTTTTCATGTAATCCATCTTTTCCTATATGCTATATTACCAATTCTAAAGAAGGAGTTTTAGAAAGTAGTGCTGGACTTGCTGCAAATATGAAAAAACACCTTCTTAATGCTATGCTTACAGACATAGAGCAACTAGGATTTGATAGAATTTTAAAATTCAAATTTTCAAAAATTAATGAATTAGGAGAATTAAAAGAGTATAATATCTTCTTTGAGATTATGGGAAAATACTCAAACTTTATTTTCACAGATGGAGAAAATAAAATTATTGATTTATTAAAAAGATTTTCTCTTGAAGAGAATAGACTTAGAGCTCTATTTCCTGGAATCCCTTATGAACAACCTATAATTGAGAAAAAAATCTCCCCTATCTCTTTAAATGAAAAAGAGTATTCAATATTTGCTCAAGAGGGAACTCTTCTAAAAAATATTGAAGGAATAGGAAAACTTCTTTTACAAAATTTAGATTCTTTTGAAAAATTTGAATATATTTTAAATAAAAATTTAATGCCTAAGCTTTTTCTAAATAAGGAGAGAATTGTTTTAGCAACTGTTTTAGATATTGTTCCAAAATCTACATTTGATGAGGTAATAAATTTTGATTCTTTTAGAGAGTTAGTAAATTACTATATTTCCTCTGAAAATCTTTCAAGTAGCTTTGAAGCACTAAAAACTCAATTGATGGATAATATTATAAAAAGAATAAAAAAAGATGAAAAAATATTATCACTTCTATCTAAAGAGAAAGAAGAAAAAGCTGATTATGAAAAATATAAAGAGCAAGGAGATATTCTTGCTTCATGTATATATACTGTAAAAAAAGGAATGTCTTTTGTCGAAGCTTATGATTTTTATAATGATAAGATGATAAAGATTCCTCTTGAACCTCAACATACTCCTCAAGAAAATCTTGAAAAAATTTATAAAAAGTATAATAAATTAAAAAGAGGACTTGAAGCTAATGCTAGAAGAGTTATTGAAATAAATGAAGATTTAGATTACTTAAATAGTATTAAACTATTTATTGAAACTAGTAATGATATCAATAACTTAAAACTTATTTATGAAGAACTTATATCTCAAGGATATTTAAAAATTAGCAACAAGAAGGGAAAAAATAAAAAACAAGTAAAAGAAATTGGATATGGAGTAGTTGAAGGAGACAACTATAGAATTCTTTTTGGTAGAAATAATATAGAAAATGATCATTTAACTTTTAAAGTTGCTGATAAGAATGATATCTGGTTACATGCTAAAAACATTCCTGGTTCACATGTAATTATAAAGTGTGATAACTTAACTGAGGAAATTTTAGCAAAAGGTGCAGAAATAGCTGCTTTTTACAGTAAAGGTTTTGTGGGAGATAAAATTAGTATTGACTATACTCAAAAAAGATATATTAATAAACCTAAAGGAGCAAAACCAGGTTTTGTAACTTATGTTAATGAAAAAAATATTTTAATTATTAAACCAGAAAAAATATCTTAA
- a CDS encoding TIGR04076 family protein has translation MIKKPKIKLTIVDRIGKCGCHRGHKIGDTFDFDEDRGKLCPMALHSGFPYIDILRYGGSIPKSKNGDYRFACPDADTILIFKIEVLNDDTETKK, from the coding sequence ATGATAAAAAAACCAAAAATTAAATTAACTATTGTGGATAGAATTGGAAAATGTGGTTGTCATAGAGGCCATAAAATAGGAGATACTTTTGATTTTGATGAAGATAGAGGAAAGCTTTGCCCTATGGCTTTGCATTCTGGATTCCCATATATAGATATACTACGTTATGGAGGAAGTATTCCTAAAAGTAAAAATGGGGATTATAGATTTGCCTGTCCAGATGCTGATACAATACTTATTTTTAAAATAGAAGTCTTAAATGATGACACTGAAACTAAAAAATAA